The nucleotide window TCCTCCACGAGCCGTTGGAAGGTGGCCTCGGCATCGGTGAGACGCCGCTGCAGGGTGCGCGGGCTCATGCCGAGTTCCTGCGCCACGTCTTGCAAGGTGGGGCGCTTGCCGGCGAGCGAGCGCTTGAGCGTCCGTTTCACCTGCTCGCTCACGTCGCTTCCGGCATCGCGCTGTTGCAACTCGTTTTCCAACTGCGCGCCGATGGCTTCCAACAGGTCCGCATTGTGGGTGAGGAACGGCCGTGACAGATCGCTGGTGCGGAACACGATGGCATTGCGGGGCGCCTTGAAACGCACCCGGCATCCGAAGTGACTTTCCAACAGTTCGCGCTGGTGGAGCGGGCGGGTGAGTTCGAGACGCACCGGTGCGATCTGCCCATCCGTGCCACGATGGCCGATGGACAGGATCCACGCCAGGACCAGATCCACCAGCACGTCCGGCTCCGATTCCTCGGCCTGGAGGTAGGTGAAGTCCACGGAAGCCTCCGGGCCATCGATCACGACCCGGATTTCCTCCGGGCAGGTGAGCTGCTTGTAGCGGGCGACGCGTTGCAAGGAGTCGCCGAAATTGCGGCTGCACACCGCCGCGATCGCCGTGGGCTGGTAGCGTTCGAAACGAGGCTCCGAGCCGAGCTTGAGACCGATCGCGGGATCGGTGCTCAGTTCGCCGATGGAACGCCACAGCGCGAACAACTCGGACGTCGTGGCATGGATCTTCTCCTGCTGGAAGAAGCCCGGAGGCAGTCCGGCCAAACGCAACAGAGAGGGCAGCGACAGGCCGTGCTCCACCAGACGTTCGGCCAGCAGGCCGGGGATGCGGAAGCGGTTGTTCATGACTTGAGGGACGCCATGTCGATGACGAACCGGTAGCGCACGTCCTGCTTGAGCAGGCGGTCCCAAGCTTCATTCACCTGCTGGATCCGGATCAATTCGATATCCGAGACGATCTGGTGCTCGGCGCAGAAATCGAGCATCTCCTGGGTTTCAGCGATGCCACCGATGGCGGAGCCGGAGAAGCTGCGGCGTGGCAGCAGCAGGTTGAAGGCGGCCACCGGCAGCGGTTCCTCCGGAGCGCCCACCAGCGTGAGATTTCCATCGAGCTTCAGCAAGGTGAGATACTCGTTGATATCGTGCTGGGCGGAGACCGCATCGAGGATGAAGTCGAAGCTGCCGCGGTGCTTGGCCAACGCTCCGGGTTCGCGGGTAACCACCACTTCGTGGGCACCGAGGCGCAGGCCGTCCTCCACCTTGCCGGGCGAGGTGGTGAAGAGCACCACATGGGCACCAAAGGCGCGGGCGAATTTCACCCCCATGTGGCCCAGGCCGCCGAGACCGACGATGCCGACTTTCTGACCAGGGCCGACCTTCCAATGGCGCAGCGGCGAGTAGGTGGTGATGCCCGCGCACAACAGCGGTGCGGTGGCGGCGAGATCGAGGCTGGCGGGCACCTTCAGCACAAAGCCCTCCGTCACCACGATGCTGGTGGAGTAGCCGCCGAAGGTAGGTCCCCCGAGTTGCTTGTCCTCGCCATTGTAGGTGAAGGTGGGGAAGGCGAGGCAGTATTGCTCGAAGCCCGCCTGGCAGTTCTCACAGCTTCCGCAGGAATCGATCATGCATCCCACTGCGGCGAGATCGCCGGGCTGGAACTTGGTGACCTCCGGGCCGGTGCGGGTGACGCGGCCGACGATCTCGTGGCCGGGCACGCACGGATAGATGGTGTTGTGCCATTCATCACGGGCCTGATGGAGGTCCGAGTGGCAGACACCGCAATAAAGGATCTCGATCTCGACATCGAGGGCACCGGGTTCGCGGCGGGAGATGTCGAAGGGGGCGAGGGCCGAGGCCGCGTCCTGGGCGGCATACGCGTGGACTTTCGTGGTAGCCATGGTCACCACCATAGCGCGAAGTTTGGATTCGTCATTGGTGGAACGCGCCAATCCACATGCGAAACGCGCCACGATTGGCGCGGAGTTTCTTTCCTGTCTTGCGGGGAGCGGGGATGGTCCGCATTTTCGGCGGGTGTCCGCTGACGACGATTTTCTCGACCAACTCGCCTCGCCGCGTTTCTGCGAGCGGTTGTTCGCCCACCTGCCGGACGTGGTTTTCTGTTTGAAGGACCGCCAGCGCCGCTATCGGGCGGCGAACATGGCCTTCGCCCAACGGCTGGGGATTGATCACCCGCGGAAGCTGCTGGGCCGGGTGGCGGACGAATTTTTCGCCCCCCACCTCGCCGCCGCCTACCGCGAGCAGGACATGCAGGTGCTGGAGTCCGGGCGCGAGCTCAGCGACCGGCTGGAGTTGGTGACCAATCGCGATGGATCGCTCGGCTGGTATCTGGCCACCAAGGTGCCGCTTCACGACGCGAAAGGAGAAGTCATCGGCCTGGCTTCGATTTCCCGGGATCTCGGCGCGCCCAGCGAGGCCGATACCGAGTATGCCGGGGTCGCGCGCACTGTGGCCTTCATTCAGGCCAACCTGGACGAGAGCCTGCGCCCGGACGATCTGGCGGCGAAGGCGAAGCTTTCCCCGGACCAGTTGGATCGGCGGATGCGGAAGGTTTTCCAGCTCACCACCGCCCAGTTCATCCGCAAGGCCCGGATCGGTGCGGCGGCCGAGTTGCTCACCACGACCTCCACACCGGTGGCGGAGATCGCGCTGGCCTGCGGCTATGGCGACCAGACGGCGTTCACCCGCCAGTTTCGCGCCACCGTGGGGATGCCGCCAGCCACTTACCGGGAACATGCCCGCCGCCATGTCTGAGCCACGGCGCATCGCTCTTTTCGGAGGGACTTTCGATCCGGTTCATCTCGGGCATATCCATCTGGCGGAAAGGGCCAGGGAGGCAGCCGGGCTGGATGAAGTGCGGTTTCTGCCCTGCCGGATCTCGCCTCACAAGACGGGCTCCGAGGCCGCTCCGGGTCGTGATCGGCTGGAGATGCTGCGGCTCGCAACCCGGGAACTGCCATGGGCGGCCGTGGACGAATACGAACTCAACGGGCCGGAACCTTCGTTTTCCTATCTTACGGCGGAAGCAATGGCCGCACGGGAGCCGGAGGCGTGCTGGTTCTGGTTGATGGGCGGAGATCAATGGGAGGCCCTGCCACGCTGGCGTCATCCGGAACGTCTGGCCGCGGTCGTTACCTTTCTGGTCCTGGCGCGTGGAACTGATATTCCACGGGGGCGGCCCGGTTTCCGGATGAAGGTGGTCACCGGTGATCACCCGGCGTCTTCCACTCTGATCCGGCATTCGGCGGAAGGGGGAAAGCTCCGGGAGGAATGGCTGCAGCCGGCTGTGGCTGACTATATTTCCAAGCATGACCTCTATCGTCACTGAACCTCGGCTTGCGCCGACGAAAACCACCACCTAGCATTCCGCCGGTTTTCCCCAAATGAAAAAACATTTTCTGCCACTGACCCTGTTGCTTGGCGCTGCGGTCACCGCCATCGCCGAAGAAAAGCCCGCGGCGGACAAGCCGGTGACGGAGAAGGCCACCGAGAAAAAGGACACGCCCCAGTATACTCCGAATCAGCAGGCGTTCCTCAATCTCCCGGAGGAAAAGCGCACCGAGTATGCGAAGCACCTGCAGGAAGCCTATCGTGTTTTCCAGGAAAAGCGCGTGTTCGAGACCCTCGATGAACTGGCGAAAGCCCGAGCCATCTTCAAGGATGATCCCGATGCGTTGAATCTCTTCGGGTCCTGCCAAGTCGAGTTCCGGGCGTTCGACAAAGCGATGGAAGCCTACATTGCGGCCGACAAGCTTTCTCCGGATAATCCAAATATTCGCTTCAACATCGGCGAAGTGTATTTCGTGACCAAGAAGTGGAAGGAGTGCCTCGACACCTTTGAGAAGGTTCTCAAGCTGGTCGCGGAGAAGAATATCAAATTGGACCCCGGCCTCCTCCGGCTCATGGAGTTCAAAGTCCTTCTGTGCAAGATCAAGCTGGGCAAAAAGGAGGAAGCCGAAATTCTTGCCGAGAAGTACGACTATCTGGACGATTCTCCTTACTACTATTTCGCCCACGCGGCGATGGCCTACGAGAAGAAGGATGAAATCAATGCGGAGGAATGGCTTGCGAGAGCCAACCGCATCTTCAACAACCCCGCCACCTTGTCTCCCTGGCAGGACACCATGGTGGAATTCGGGTATATCAAGAGCTTCTACGGCGAGGATTCAGCCGCGCCTGCTGCCGCCAAGTAAAAGCTTGGCAGAACCGGGTTTCCCAAAGGGGTGGTTGCCAATGGCGGCCGCCCCTTTTTTGATCCGCCGTTCCTCCATCGGCTGGAAAAAGCAAGGGCGCGAACCCGGGACCAGCCTCCGGTTTCACGCCCTTGCAGAGTACATTCCCCCCAAAGTGTGGACGGCCCGCTTTCCCGGTTGCTCCCCCCGGATCACTCGGGACGGGCCAGTCCGCTCTTGGAATGACGATCCCGGAAGGAGCCGAAGCAATCTCCGTTGACCGTGATCCCACCATGTACCGTCTGGTATCCGGACAAAAGAATGGATGGGTTGCCTTTTCGGACAAATAGGCCCTTTTCCGGCCTTCAGGCTTCAAGCTTGCGAACTGCACCCTGCCGGAGTGGAATCCACCCCTGATGAGCCCCCGCTTTCCTTTGATTTTCATCGCCCTTCTTGTTGGACGATTGGCCGATGCTCATGAGGCGGATGTCTTCAATGCGGTGAACCTGGAAACCGGCTCGGGTGGATTGTCCTCCGGTGGCACCTCCGCCCCGGCCTCGCTCGGCACTTTCAATATCGTCATCCAACCGGGCTCGACGCTGGCTTCGAACGGCAGCGCCCTTGCCGCCTTCCAACGCGCTGCGACCTCATGGGCTGCCTATATTTCGGATCCGGTTACGATCGTGATCGATGCCGATGTCCACTCCTTTGGCGCAGGACAGGAAAACATCATCGGAGGAGCTTCGTCCCAACTGCTGATCGGCGGATATTCGGGAATCCGCGATACCCTGGTGGCGGATGATACCGCCGGAGGTGGTGGTTCGATCTCCTCCGCGCTGCCGACCACTTCCTGGGGGATGAACATGCAATCGCTGGCAGGCATTTCCTTCAGTGGCAATGTCCTTCTGACCAAGGCCAATGCAAAAGCCTTGGGATTTTCCGCTTCGATGCTCGATGCCATCGTGGGCACCACCACCGACGCCACGATCAATTTCAACAGCGACTTCGCATTCGACTACGATCGGTCGGACGGCATTTCGTTTGGAACGATCGATTTCGAAAGCGTGGCACTGCATGAGATCGGACACGCGCTGGGCTTCATCTCGCAGGTGGATGTGGCGGACATGGTTTCGGGATACGCGGATGGAGTGCCTTACATCACCACGGAGCAGGGCAATGTCCCGCTGACCCAGCTCGATCTCAGCACCTTGGATCTTTTCAGGCTCGCCGCAGGGAGCGCGTTGGCCTCGGAAACGGATTTCACGGACGCGGTGCGCCAGCTCACTCCCGGTGAAGAGGCTGTGTTTTTCGATGGCGTCTCGCTGTGGTCGTTTTCCACCGGAGTCGCATTGGGTGATGGTCGTCAGGGCAGCCATTGGAAGGATGACGGTCTGACGGGTACCCTCATCGGTGCCATGGACCCTACGATCGGTTACGGACAGTCCTTCGCCCTTACGGATGCCGATCTGAGAGCACTGGATCTCATCGGCTACGATGTGGCGTCTTTGGCGAGTGTGCCGGAACCGGGTATCTGGATCATGGGGGCGCTGGGTGCGTTCGTGAGCATGCGCCGCCGCCGTGGATGAGGAATTGCCAGACGCCGGACCTGCTCGTTCCCACCGATGGGAGCGGTGGCTGGGGGTAGGCATGCTGACGCTGGCTGTGGCAGGGGCGGGTGCCTGGGCCTGGGGGGCATTCAAGGTGAAGCGGTCTCCGCAGCCCGCGCCGGTAGCTGCCAATCCGGTTGCTGTTCCGGATCTGGCTTCCGCGCGCCAGATACTTACCGGCTATTTTGAGGCGACGGAGGACGAGGGAAGAATCCGCTGTCTCCATGATTCCCGCCGTGTTGGTGCGCTGTGGCTGGACTACCATCACCGCCGGAACAAGCCGGTGCCCTTGTTAGTGCGCTTGGACCAAGGGCGTCTCGCCAGGCTGGGGGACAAGACCGTGGCCATGTTCCAAACGGAACTCGACCCCGGCGGGAGCCGCCCGATCGCCCTGATTTGGGACGACGGGCGCTTCGGCATCGATTGGGAAAGCTCGGTGGTCTATGGTTCCATGGACTGGATCGAGTGGGTGGAGACGAAACCCGCTTCGACCCAACTGCTGCGAGTCTATCTGAGCAGGAGCCGGGTGGACGGTCTGTCCGTTGCGGAACGAGAGGCCGGTTGGAGCGAAGTCGTGGCCGAACATCCCGACGGCTTGCAGCCTCTGCCGGTGCGGATTCCGCCGGGAGTCCTGTTTCCCGTCGATTTTCACGGGCGCCAGCGCGTGCCCGCCGCTGCGGAATTGCGCTTCTCCCGGAGCAACGCGGAACTGGTGAAATTCCTACACGAAGGCTGGAGTCGCTGAGGCTGGCTCATTTCGGGTCCTTCCACCAGTCCGGTGGTCGTTCCCATGGCGGCGGACTCGGGGGAGGCTCCGGGTTTTCCTTGTCGGCTTGAGTCTTCTTTTCCGCCGCTTCCAGTTCCTGCAGGAGCTCGTCCACCTGGGAATCGCGTCGTCGCGCTTGCCGCCGCATCGATAGAAAGAGTGCCAGCAGCACCCCGAAGCTGGCCGCGATCACCGCCAGCATGGCGAATGCGAAACCATCCGCGGCGGTGAGGTGGTCCCAGCCCATCGGAGGACGCTCAGTCGATGATCCGGCGCATCGGGATCATGTTCGAGTACTCGAAGCCGTGCTTCTGGAAGAAATGCTGGGACTCCGCACTGATCCGGTCGGTGAGGAGGGTGATGCGCTTGAAATCCTTCTGCCGGGCAAA belongs to Luteolibacter ambystomatis and includes:
- a CDS encoding AraC family transcriptional regulator, yielding MNNRFRIPGLLAERLVEHGLSLPSLLRLAGLPPGFFQQEKIHATTSELFALWRSIGELSTDPAIGLKLGSEPRFERYQPTAIAAVCSRNFGDSLQRVARYKQLTCPEEIRVVIDGPEASVDFTYLQAEESEPDVLVDLVLAWILSIGHRGTDGQIAPVRLELTRPLHQRELLESHFGCRVRFKAPRNAIVFRTSDLSRPFLTHNADLLEAIGAQLENELQQRDAGSDVSEQVKRTLKRSLAGKRPTLQDVAQELGMSPRTLQRRLTDAEATFQRLVEDTRRELAHHYLTRSTIELNETAFLLGYEDSNSFFRAFQEWEGTTPGEWRARHRTGMVFR
- a CDS encoding NAD(P)-dependent alcohol dehydrogenase yields the protein MATTKVHAYAAQDAASALAPFDISRREPGALDVEIEILYCGVCHSDLHQARDEWHNTIYPCVPGHEIVGRVTRTGPEVTKFQPGDLAAVGCMIDSCGSCENCQAGFEQYCLAFPTFTYNGEDKQLGGPTFGGYSTSIVVTEGFVLKVPASLDLAATAPLLCAGITTYSPLRHWKVGPGQKVGIVGLGGLGHMGVKFARAFGAHVVLFTTSPGKVEDGLRLGAHEVVVTREPGALAKHRGSFDFILDAVSAQHDINEYLTLLKLDGNLTLVGAPEEPLPVAAFNLLLPRRSFSGSAIGGIAETQEMLDFCAEHQIVSDIELIRIQQVNEAWDRLLKQDVRYRFVIDMASLKS
- a CDS encoding AraC family transcriptional regulator is translated as MSADDDFLDQLASPRFCERLFAHLPDVVFCLKDRQRRYRAANMAFAQRLGIDHPRKLLGRVADEFFAPHLAAAYREQDMQVLESGRELSDRLELVTNRDGSLGWYLATKVPLHDAKGEVIGLASISRDLGAPSEADTEYAGVARTVAFIQANLDESLRPDDLAAKAKLSPDQLDRRMRKVFQLTTAQFIRKARIGAAAELLTTTSTPVAEIALACGYGDQTAFTRQFRATVGMPPATYREHARRHV
- the nadD gene encoding nicotinate (nicotinamide) nucleotide adenylyltransferase; the encoded protein is MSEPRRIALFGGTFDPVHLGHIHLAERAREAAGLDEVRFLPCRISPHKTGSEAAPGRDRLEMLRLATRELPWAAVDEYELNGPEPSFSYLTAEAMAAREPEACWFWLMGGDQWEALPRWRHPERLAAVVTFLVLARGTDIPRGRPGFRMKVVTGDHPASSTLIRHSAEGGKLREEWLQPAVADYISKHDLYRH
- a CDS encoding tetratricopeptide repeat protein, with the translated sequence MKKHFLPLTLLLGAAVTAIAEEKPAADKPVTEKATEKKDTPQYTPNQQAFLNLPEEKRTEYAKHLQEAYRVFQEKRVFETLDELAKARAIFKDDPDALNLFGSCQVEFRAFDKAMEAYIAADKLSPDNPNIRFNIGEVYFVTKKWKECLDTFEKVLKLVAEKNIKLDPGLLRLMEFKVLLCKIKLGKKEEAEILAEKYDYLDDSPYYYFAHAAMAYEKKDEINAEEWLARANRIFNNPATLSPWQDTMVEFGYIKSFYGEDSAAPAAAK
- a CDS encoding NF038122 family metalloprotease codes for the protein MSPRFPLIFIALLVGRLADAHEADVFNAVNLETGSGGLSSGGTSAPASLGTFNIVIQPGSTLASNGSALAAFQRAATSWAAYISDPVTIVIDADVHSFGAGQENIIGGASSQLLIGGYSGIRDTLVADDTAGGGGSISSALPTTSWGMNMQSLAGISFSGNVLLTKANAKALGFSASMLDAIVGTTTDATINFNSDFAFDYDRSDGISFGTIDFESVALHEIGHALGFISQVDVADMVSGYADGVPYITTEQGNVPLTQLDLSTLDLFRLAAGSALASETDFTDAVRQLTPGEEAVFFDGVSLWSFSTGVALGDGRQGSHWKDDGLTGTLIGAMDPTIGYGQSFALTDADLRALDLIGYDVASLASVPEPGIWIMGALGAFVSMRRRRG